TCCAGGGCGCGACGGATCTCCGACTCTTCCGACGCGCAGTCCATATTGGCAATGCGGTAGCGATGCAAGCCGGCTGGCTCAATGGGAGTTGGTGCGGAGGTGAGGGGAACCGCGCCGCAGGTTGAGTTGCAGCAAGACGCTGCGGGAGCGTCGGCGGGGGCTGGAGAGATGTTCAGAGTCTTGTCCATGGCCGAATTTGAAACTCTGTAGTCGGTGTAGAGTCAAGAGCAATGGCACAAATTCGAGTCCGATCATGAAAATCGGGGAACTGGCCGTGGCGACGGCCACGCAGATTGAGACGATCCGTTTCTACGAGCGCGAAGGACTGTTTCCTTCGCCCGGACGCAGCGCGGGCAACTACCGTCTGTACGACGACAGCCATGTAAGGCGGTTGATTTTCATCCGGCGCTGCCGGGGTCTGGACATGGCGCTGGACGAGATCCGGACGCTGTTGCACTTCATTGATCAGCCTGGCGCTGACTGCGGCGAGGTCAACCAAGTGCTGGATGATCATATCGGCCACGTGGCGAAGCGCATCCGGGAACTGCGCGAACTGGAGACCGAGCTGCAAGACCTGCGCTCACGCTGCCAGTCCACCAGCCCGGGGCAGGCCTGCGCTATCCTGCGAGAACTGAATCATCCCCAGGTAGGCGCACTGACGCCACGGCCGACCTCGGACATCCATACCCATGTGGGGGCCGTTCATCGGCGCAAGGCCGGCGGCCAGTGAGTAGCCTGGCTCCGGCCTCGCATCGGGCTCAGTTGCGCTCAGTTTCGTTGCGAGCGACGTATACCTTCAGCGGCTTGCTGCTGAATCCTGCCGGGGCAATGGTCTGCAGATCCACCACGCGGTGACCGACCACGTCGAACTTCCAGCTGAAGCTCTTGTCGCCATTGCGGAAGGTCACCGTCTCGCCACAGTCGACGTTGAGCGTGTTGGCTGAGCCGGCATCGACGACCTTGGTGGCCTGCGATGCAGCGGCCGTCGCGCCATAGATGGACTTGCCGTTGGCCAGGGTAGTGGTGCCCATCGCAGCACTCGCCGCAGTAGCCGACATGGCCAAGCCGAAAGCGAGGGCGATGTGGGTGAAGGAACGGTTCATGGTTGACTCCTGACTGCTTGAGATGATCGGCATGTCGAAGTGACATGCTCCAGCGATTCATCTTGGGCATGACTCTAGAAGCCGACCTCCGACGAGACGCGCACTGCTGGATTACATGTATGTCATTCTTGATGGCAAGCACATCGTGCTGTGAAT
The nucleotide sequence above comes from Shinella sp. XGS7. Encoded proteins:
- the cadR gene encoding Cd(II)/Pb(II)-responsive transcriptional regulator — encoded protein: MKIGELAVATATQIETIRFYEREGLFPSPGRSAGNYRLYDDSHVRRLIFIRRCRGLDMALDEIRTLLHFIDQPGADCGEVNQVLDDHIGHVAKRIRELRELETELQDLRSRCQSTSPGQACAILRELNHPQVGALTPRPTSDIHTHVGAVHRRKAGGQ
- a CDS encoding CzcE family metal-binding protein, producing MNRSFTHIALAFGLAMSATAASAAMGTTTLANGKSIYGATAAASQATKVVDAGSANTLNVDCGETVTFRNGDKSFSWKFDVVGHRVVDLQTIAPAGFSSKPLKVYVARNETERN